One Thermodesulfobacteriota bacterium genomic window carries:
- the folD gene encoding bifunctional methylenetetrahydrofolate dehydrogenase/methenyltetrahydrofolate cyclohydrolase FolD produces MSATLIKGTEIREEILEEITAEVAQIKEKHGVVPGLVTILVGENPASMSYVTLKIKTAHRVGFNEIQDSQSVDISEEDLLALIDKYNNDDSINGILVQLPLPKQIDEKKILNAIDPDKDVDGFHPVNVGRLMIGGDEVKFPPCTPAGIQEMIIRAGVETSGAEVVVVGRSNIVGKPIANMMLQKGPGANSTVTVVHTRTKDLEGHCKRADILIVAAGVPGLVKPEWIKPGACVIDVGVNRVGEKISEKTGKKIAILKGDVDFDEAKEIAGSITPVPGGVGPMTITMLMKNTLRSLKFKLGIA; encoded by the coding sequence ATGTCTGCAACGTTAATTAAAGGAACGGAAATAAGAGAGGAAATTCTTGAAGAAATTACCGCAGAAGTGGCTCAAATTAAAGAAAAACACGGAGTGGTACCCGGTCTGGTCACTATCCTGGTTGGTGAAAATCCAGCATCAATGTCCTATGTGACACTTAAGATAAAAACCGCACACCGGGTAGGTTTTAACGAGATTCAGGACAGCCAGTCGGTGGATATTTCCGAAGAGGATCTTCTGGCACTGATTGACAAGTATAATAATGATGACAGCATTAACGGAATTCTCGTTCAGCTTCCACTTCCTAAACAAATTGATGAAAAAAAGATTTTAAATGCAATAGACCCTGACAAAGATGTAGACGGATTTCATCCGGTAAATGTCGGGCGACTTATGATCGGTGGCGACGAAGTAAAATTTCCTCCCTGTACCCCAGCCGGTATCCAGGAGATGATCATTCGTGCGGGTGTGGAAACCAGTGGTGCCGAAGTAGTCGTTGTCGGTCGTTCAAACATTGTGGGGAAACCGATCGCCAATATGATGCTCCAGAAGGGCCCGGGAGCCAATTCTACCGTTACCGTTGTTCATACGCGTACCAAAGACCTGGAAGGACATTGCAAACGGGCGGATATTCTTATTGTGGCTGCTGGTGTCCCGGGACTGGTAAAACCGGAGTGGATCAAACCGGGCGCCTGTGTCATTGATGTGGGGGTAAACCGGGTGGGTGAAAAGATCAGCGAGAAAACAGGCAAAAAAATCGCCATATTAAAAGGCGATGTTGATTTTGACGAGGCCAAAGAGATTGCCGGATCGATTACACCGGTTCCCGGCGGCGTGGGCCCCATGACAATTACCATGCTGATGAAAAATACGCTGAGGTCGCTTAAGTTCAAGCTGGGCATCGCCTAA
- a CDS encoding M23 family metallopeptidase: MRKKTSFFILNNAGSPAKQISIPTSFLRIFICACLIIFGIVMYDYIKLKRVSSLNGDNGTKISSQQREIKNQRKQIQQFAEEITTLKQKLVDLNSFENKIRIIANIEKRNDHDALFGVGGSIPEDIVAQIPLSKKHNSLMREMHEQINQLDLAAANQNNGFESLFKYIKEQQNILASTPAIRPATGWTTSRFGYRISPFTGRREFHKGFDIANRKGTPIIATANGTVTFASKKGAYGNTVVIDHGHGMVTRYAHTHKILVKRNDKVKRGDTIALVGSTGRSTGPHVHYEVHLNGIPVNPEKYILN, from the coding sequence ATGCGAAAAAAAACATCCTTTTTTATTCTCAATAATGCAGGCTCTCCGGCAAAACAAATCTCTATTCCCACTTCATTTTTAAGAATTTTTATCTGCGCTTGCCTGATCATTTTCGGCATCGTGATGTATGATTACATAAAATTGAAGAGGGTTTCCTCACTGAACGGGGACAATGGTACCAAAATTTCCAGTCAACAGCGCGAAATTAAGAACCAGCGGAAGCAGATCCAACAATTTGCCGAAGAGATTACGACTTTAAAACAAAAGCTGGTTGATCTTAACAGTTTTGAGAATAAAATACGAATTATTGCAAATATTGAGAAAAGAAATGACCATGATGCCCTCTTTGGTGTGGGGGGGTCAATACCGGAAGATATAGTCGCGCAAATTCCGCTTTCCAAAAAGCATAACAGCCTGATGCGGGAGATGCACGAACAGATTAATCAGCTTGATCTAGCTGCTGCCAATCAGAATAATGGATTTGAATCTCTGTTTAAGTATATTAAAGAGCAACAGAATATTCTGGCATCCACACCGGCCATACGCCCGGCCACAGGATGGACCACATCCAGGTTCGGTTACCGGATATCGCCTTTTACCGGTCGGCGTGAATTTCATAAAGGCTTCGATATTGCAAATCGGAAAGGGACTCCGATCATTGCTACCGCAAACGGTACTGTCACTTTTGCCAGCAAAAAAGGAGCTTATGGGAATACGGTGGTAATCGATCACGGACATGGGATGGTGACCCGCTATGCCCATACACACAAAATACTGGTAAAACGGAATGATAAGGTTAAACGCGGGGATACCATTGCACTGGTTGGAAGTACCGGAAGAAGTACAGGACCCCATGTCCATTATGAAGTCCATCTTAACGGAATTCCGGTTAATCCTGAAAAATATATACTTAATTAG
- a CDS encoding CapA family protein, which produces MIAVGDIMMGTDFPDRYKILPPDNGKNLFIHVKRLLRKGDLVFGNLEQVLIDGGKCAKDINAPNTWAFKCPVQFAANLANAHFNVMSIANNHAWDFGKEGVQSTMEALDSVKIKHSGPKGDTAKISFNGIRIGLIAFSTNDNGYNLLNIHHAKDLISDFSKAYDISIVSFHGGIEGIKALHTRNQEEYLGKEPRGNVIRFSHMAIDSGADLVIGHGPHVPRAMELYKDKLIAYSLGNFCTYGIISIKKEKGIAPVLEVVLDKEGNFLRGKIHSFKQVYPGYPVPDKNNRASSLMRSLSQNDFPENRIRVDDKGNITK; this is translated from the coding sequence GTGATCGCTGTCGGCGACATTATGATGGGAACCGATTTCCCGGACAGATACAAAATACTGCCCCCGGACAATGGAAAAAACCTGTTCATTCATGTTAAAAGACTTCTGCGAAAAGGGGACCTTGTATTTGGAAATCTGGAACAGGTCCTTATTGACGGGGGTAAATGCGCAAAGGATATCAACGCCCCTAATACCTGGGCGTTTAAATGTCCGGTGCAGTTTGCCGCCAATCTTGCCAACGCCCACTTTAATGTAATGAGTATCGCCAACAACCATGCCTGGGATTTTGGTAAAGAAGGTGTCCAAAGTACCATGGAAGCCTTGGATTCGGTGAAAATAAAACACTCCGGTCCAAAGGGCGATACCGCAAAAATTTCCTTTAACGGTATCCGTATCGGTCTCATTGCATTCTCCACCAATGACAACGGCTATAATCTTTTAAATATCCACCATGCAAAAGACCTCATTAGCGATTTTTCTAAAGCTTATGATATCTCCATTGTCTCCTTTCACGGAGGAATAGAAGGGATTAAAGCCCTGCATACCAGAAATCAGGAGGAATATCTTGGAAAAGAACCCAGAGGGAATGTGATTCGTTTTTCCCACATGGCCATCGACAGCGGTGCCGATCTTGTCATTGGGCATGGTCCTCATGTACCCAGGGCCATGGAATTATATAAGGACAAACTTATCGCCTATTCTCTGGGTAACTTTTGCACCTACGGTATTATCTCCATAAAAAAAGAAAAAGGAATTGCACCTGTTTTAGAGGTTGTTTTAGATAAAGAAGGAAATTTTTTAAGGGGAAAGATACACTCTTTTAAACAGGTATACCCTGGATATCCTGTTCCGGATAAAAATAACCGGGCATCGTCTTTGATGCGCTCATTAAGTCAAAACGATTTTCCGGAAAATAGAATCCGTGTTGATGATAAGGGAAATATTACGAAATAA
- the secA gene encoding preprotein translocase subunit SecA codes for MITGLLTKVFGSKNDRELKRIQPTVEQINAFEPQIQKLSDQQLRDQTVLFRQRLENGESLDGILPEAFATVREASVRTLKMRHFDVQLIGGMVLHQGKIAEMKTGEGKTLAATLPAYLNALSGKGVHIVTVNDYLAKRDTEWMGHIYNFLGLSVGSILHGLDDEERKAAYAADITYGTNNEFGFDYLRDNMKYGLDSVVQGELNFAIVDEVDSILIDEARTPLIISGPAEKSTDLYYQVNGIIPRLVKDKDYTIDEKARAAVLTEDGVARAENILKVDNLYDSKYIELLHHINQALKAHTLFKRDVDYIVKNGEVIIVDEFTGRLMPGRRYSEGLHQALEAKENVRIENENQTLATVTFQNYFRMYNKLAGMTGTADTEATEFKKIYDLDVSVIPTNMPMVRDDFPDAIYKTRREKFNAVMDEIAQLHQNGQPVLVGTISIDVSEDLSKKLKKRGIKHTVLNAKNHEKEAEIIAMAGQEGSVTISTNMAGRGTDIVLGEGVQDLGGLRIIGTERHESRRIDNQLRGRSGRQGDPGSSRFYLALEDDLLRIFGGERITGVMEKLGMEEGEPIEHNLISRAIENAQAKVEGHNFDIRKQLIEYDDVMNQQREVIYKQRREALMGKSLKSSIENMISEKAEIIADMFAEEKTLPEDWDIKGLNEAVYKQFNFRLNPFDEDTLDGLNRDGLGQLIYESAVKIYNQREVKIGEEDFRQLERVVMLQTVDNLWKDHLLSMDHLKEGIGLRGYAQQNPLLIYKKEGFELFQQMISRVKEETLGILFRIQITESEKIDDLRKPKEQNLTFSSGDAPAKKKPVKRVEKKIGRNAPCPCGSGKKYKKCCGR; via the coding sequence ATGATAACAGGGTTATTAACCAAGGTCTTTGGCAGCAAAAACGATCGGGAACTCAAAAGAATTCAACCCACAGTTGAACAGATTAACGCGTTTGAACCGCAAATTCAGAAATTAAGCGACCAGCAGCTCAGAGATCAGACCGTCTTATTCAGACAGCGCTTGGAAAATGGGGAATCTCTGGATGGCATCCTTCCTGAAGCTTTTGCCACGGTGAGGGAGGCTTCAGTACGAACGCTTAAAATGCGCCATTTTGATGTTCAGCTTATTGGTGGAATGGTGCTTCACCAGGGCAAAATTGCTGAGATGAAAACAGGTGAGGGAAAGACGCTTGCCGCCACTCTTCCTGCCTATCTGAACGCGCTTTCCGGAAAAGGGGTTCATATTGTGACGGTAAACGATTACCTGGCCAAACGGGATACCGAGTGGATGGGTCATATCTATAATTTTCTCGGTCTTTCAGTAGGGAGCATTCTGCACGGTCTGGACGATGAAGAACGCAAGGCAGCCTACGCAGCCGACATTACATACGGAACAAATAATGAATTCGGCTTTGATTACCTTCGTGATAACATGAAATATGGCCTGGATTCAGTGGTACAGGGGGAACTCAATTTTGCCATCGTTGATGAGGTGGACAGTATATTGATTGATGAAGCCAGAACACCGCTTATTATTTCCGGTCCTGCCGAAAAATCAACCGATCTGTATTACCAGGTAAACGGAATCATTCCAAGACTGGTTAAAGATAAGGATTATACCATTGATGAAAAAGCCAGGGCAGCCGTATTGACGGAAGACGGTGTGGCCCGTGCAGAAAATATCCTGAAAGTTGATAACCTGTACGATTCTAAATACATAGAGTTGCTTCACCATATCAACCAGGCATTGAAAGCCCATACGCTGTTTAAGCGGGATGTCGATTATATTGTTAAAAATGGTGAGGTGATTATTGTAGATGAGTTCACCGGCCGTTTGATGCCGGGACGCCGTTACAGTGAAGGATTGCACCAGGCCCTTGAGGCAAAAGAGAACGTCAGAATTGAAAACGAAAATCAGACCCTTGCCACTGTCACCTTCCAGAATTATTTTAGGATGTATAATAAGCTTGCCGGCATGACCGGAACGGCAGATACGGAAGCCACTGAGTTTAAAAAAATTTACGACCTGGATGTGTCGGTCATTCCCACCAACATGCCGATGGTCAGGGATGATTTTCCTGATGCAATATACAAAACCAGGAGGGAAAAATTTAATGCGGTGATGGACGAAATTGCCCAGTTGCATCAAAATGGTCAGCCTGTTCTGGTGGGCACCATCTCGATTGACGTTTCAGAAGATCTGAGTAAAAAGCTGAAAAAACGAGGGATTAAACATACAGTACTCAATGCAAAGAACCATGAAAAAGAGGCTGAAATTATTGCCATGGCCGGTCAGGAGGGGTCGGTGACGATTTCAACCAATATGGCGGGCCGGGGAACAGATATTGTGCTGGGTGAAGGTGTGCAGGATCTGGGAGGTTTACGAATCATCGGAACTGAAAGACATGAGAGTCGACGCATCGATAACCAGCTTAGGGGACGTTCCGGAAGGCAGGGGGATCCAGGCTCATCAAGGTTCTACCTTGCCCTTGAGGATGATCTTCTGCGTATATTCGGAGGGGAACGTATCACCGGTGTAATGGAGAAGTTGGGTATGGAGGAGGGAGAGCCCATTGAGCACAACCTGATCAGCCGGGCGATTGAAAATGCACAGGCCAAGGTTGAGGGACACAATTTTGACATCAGGAAACAGCTCATCGAATATGATGATGTCATGAACCAGCAACGTGAAGTGATCTATAAACAGCGGCGTGAAGCGCTGATGGGGAAAAGCCTGAAATCGTCCATAGAAAATATGATCAGCGAGAAGGCGGAAATAATCGCCGATATGTTTGCCGAGGAAAAAACCCTTCCTGAAGATTGGGACATCAAAGGGTTAAATGAAGCTGTTTACAAGCAATTTAACTTCAGGTTGAATCCTTTTGATGAAGATACCCTTGACGGACTGAATAGAGACGGGCTTGGTCAGCTTATTTATGAATCCGCGGTTAAGATATATAACCAAAGAGAAGTAAAAATCGGTGAAGAAGACTTCAGACAGCTTGAACGAGTGGTCATGTTACAGACCGTAGATAACCTGTGGAAAGATCATCTTTTGTCAATGGACCACCTCAAAGAAGGGATCGGCCTCAGGGGGTATGCCCAGCAGAATCCCCTTCTTATTTATAAAAAAGAGGGTTTTGAATTGTTTCAGCAAATGATTTCCCGGGTAAAAGAGGAAACCTTGGGGATACTTTTTAGAATTCAAATAACTGAGTCGGAAAAAATTGATGATCTAAGAAAGCCCAAAGAGCAGAACCTTACTTTTTCCAGCGGAGATGCACCTGCAAAGAAAAAGCCGGTCAAACGGGTTGAGAAAAAAATTGGCCGAAACGCCCCGTGTCCATGTGGAAGTGGAAAAAAATATAAAAAATGCTGCGGGCGATAG
- the clpS gene encoding ATP-dependent Clp protease adapter ClpS, with protein MSDYNGETKGDVITETQEEVTEPSMYRVFLLNDDYTTMEFVVEILMLVFSKSVEEATRIMLNVHRVGVGLCGVYPYEVAETKVDTVDALAKERGFPLKCSMEKE; from the coding sequence ATGAGCGACTATAATGGTGAGACAAAAGGGGATGTCATCACTGAAACGCAGGAGGAGGTGACCGAACCCTCTATGTACAGGGTGTTTCTCCTTAATGATGATTATACCACCATGGAGTTTGTAGTGGAAATCCTGATGCTGGTGTTTAGTAAATCGGTTGAGGAAGCGACAAGGATCATGCTTAATGTACACCGGGTCGGGGTCGGACTTTGTGGTGTTTATCCATACGAAGTTGCTGAAACCAAAGTGGACACCGTGGATGCCCTTGCCAAAGAAAGGGGTTTTCCACTCAAATGCAGCATGGAGAAAGAATAG
- the clpA gene encoding ATP-dependent Clp protease ATP-binding subunit ClpA: MISKELSVTLGLAVREAKKRRHEYVCIEHILFAVLYDSSGIEIIESCGGNIENLVNELEKFFDDNLETVPEGSEYVLQQTIAFQRVIQRAVNHVRSAEKQEVEVSDVLASIFLEKDSHAAHFLNSEGVTRLDVLSYISHSIAKTPFAGGSGGFVKTDKKQKKKRSNPLELFTVDLVKMAAEGKLDPLIGRKMEMERTMQVLCRRRKNNPVFVGDPGVGKTAMAEGLAQKINEANLPDILKNIKIFSLDLGGLLAGTKFRGDFEQRLKGVLAELKKIPQALLFIDEIHTIVGAGATSSGSMDASNILKPVLAAGDIRCIGSTTYEEYKNHFEKDRALSRRFEKIEIHEPPVAETVRILKGLRSRYEEHHEIIYTDSALKAATELSAKYINDRYLPDKAIDVIDEAGAFVRLTGSTRRKKINPADIEKIVAKIAKIPTQSVSTSDRTKLENLEDSLKQVVFGQDDAIKSMVTSIKRSRAGLSTPEKPIGSFLFTGPTGVGKTEVSLQLSKALGVEFIRYDMSEYMEKHAVARLIGAPPGYIGFDQGGLLTDGIRKHPYAVLLLDEIEKAHQDLFNILLQVLDHATLTDNNGKKADFRNVIIIMTSNAGSREMSIQSIGFGDVHKDLKSKGKQAVEKFFSPEFRNRLDGIIQFNSLNIEIMEKVVDKFIAQVNEQLLPRRVLLTVSSEARTWLAKKGYDPRYGARPLERLIQTEIKDVLSDQILFGRLEKGGEINVGLENDKLIFP, encoded by the coding sequence ATGATTAGTAAAGAATTAAGCGTAACTTTAGGATTGGCGGTCAGGGAAGCAAAAAAAAGACGTCACGAATATGTTTGCATAGAACATATTCTTTTTGCCGTTCTGTATGACAGCTCGGGTATTGAGATAATCGAAAGCTGCGGTGGAAATATTGAAAACCTGGTCAATGAGTTGGAAAAGTTTTTTGATGATAATCTGGAAACCGTTCCGGAAGGAAGCGAATATGTGCTTCAACAGACGATTGCTTTTCAAAGAGTGATACAAAGGGCGGTTAATCATGTTCGTTCTGCCGAGAAACAAGAGGTTGAAGTTAGTGATGTGCTGGCATCCATCTTCCTGGAAAAGGATTCCCATGCCGCCCATTTTTTAAATTCTGAAGGAGTAACCCGCCTTGACGTGCTAAGTTATATTTCCCATAGCATCGCAAAAACACCTTTTGCCGGAGGGTCTGGCGGATTTGTCAAGACAGATAAAAAACAGAAAAAGAAAAGATCCAATCCCCTTGAGCTTTTTACTGTAGATCTTGTTAAAATGGCCGCTGAAGGGAAGCTGGACCCGTTAATCGGGCGAAAAATGGAGATGGAGCGTACCATGCAGGTCCTGTGCCGGAGACGTAAAAATAATCCTGTTTTTGTCGGTGATCCCGGTGTGGGGAAAACAGCTATGGCTGAAGGCCTGGCTCAAAAGATAAACGAAGCGAATCTTCCGGATATCCTGAAAAATATTAAAATATTTTCCCTGGATCTTGGTGGACTGCTGGCCGGTACCAAATTCAGAGGTGACTTTGAGCAGAGGCTGAAGGGGGTTCTTGCCGAGCTTAAAAAAATTCCACAAGCACTTTTATTTATTGATGAAATACATACCATAGTGGGAGCGGGAGCCACCAGCAGCGGATCCATGGATGCCTCCAATATTTTAAAGCCTGTTTTGGCAGCAGGTGATATCCGCTGCATCGGTTCTACCACCTATGAGGAATACAAAAACCATTTTGAAAAAGACCGGGCACTTTCCCGGCGTTTTGAAAAGATAGAAATTCATGAGCCCCCTGTTGCAGAGACAGTTCGCATTCTCAAAGGGCTCAGATCACGTTATGAGGAACACCATGAGATTATTTATACGGACTCGGCACTGAAAGCGGCTACCGAACTTTCGGCCAAGTATATCAATGACCGTTATCTTCCGGATAAGGCCATAGATGTGATTGACGAGGCTGGCGCATTTGTCAGGCTTACAGGATCGACTCGCAGAAAAAAGATCAACCCTGCTGACATTGAAAAAATCGTGGCCAAAATCGCCAAAATTCCCACTCAAAGCGTATCCACATCAGACCGGACCAAACTGGAAAATCTTGAAGATAGCTTAAAACAGGTCGTTTTCGGGCAGGATGATGCCATAAAGAGCATGGTCACTTCAATCAAGCGTTCCCGTGCAGGACTTTCAACTCCGGAAAAACCGATCGGATCATTTTTGTTTACCGGTCCAACCGGAGTGGGAAAAACAGAGGTTTCGCTGCAATTGTCCAAGGCTCTAGGTGTTGAGTTTATCAGGTATGATATGAGCGAATATATGGAAAAACATGCGGTCGCACGTCTGATCGGTGCGCCTCCCGGCTATATTGGTTTTGACCAGGGAGGACTGCTTACCGATGGCATTCGCAAGCATCCATATGCAGTACTGCTTCTGGATGAGATAGAAAAAGCGCATCAGGACCTGTTTAACATTTTGCTCCAGGTTCTGGATCACGCGACTTTAACCGACAATAACGGGAAAAAGGCTGATTTCAGAAACGTGATCATCATTATGACTTCAAATGCCGGCAGTCGTGAGATGAGCATTCAAAGTATCGGCTTTGGTGATGTGCATAAGGATTTAAAATCAAAGGGTAAACAAGCAGTTGAAAAATTTTTCAGTCCGGAATTCAGAAACAGACTTGACGGCATCATTCAATTTAATTCACTCAATATCGAGATCATGGAAAAGGTGGTAGACAAATTTATCGCCCAGGTCAACGAACAGCTATTACCCAGGAGAGTGTTACTTACTGTTTCTTCCGAGGCGCGTACCTGGCTGGCAAAAAAAGGATATGATCCGCGGTACGGCGCAAGGCCTCTCGAACGGTTGATACAGACAGAAATCAAAGATGTGCTTTCCGACCAGATTCTTTTCGGACGCCTGGAAAAAGGCGGCGAGATTAACGTTGGCCTGGAAAATGACAAGTTGATATTCCCTTAA
- the aat gene encoding leucyl/phenylalanyl-tRNA--protein transferase: MPVFYLTDEHIFPPPHLAEKEGLLAVGGDLSEDRLLLAYRMGIFPWYSAEEPLLWWSPDPRLVLYPQEIKASKTLKKIIKKNKFAVTMDQAFAEVIHQCAQVRVENHEGTWINNDMRKAYCRLHQSGYAHSVEAWYQGELAGGLYGVSLGHSFFGESMFTRISNASNVAFVKLVEYLTQLSFDMIDCQVKTEHMIRFGAREIPRDLFLQQLKESLGEPTIKGKWSFETKEISHRPTPTHPDRLSNA, translated from the coding sequence ATGCCTGTTTTTTACTTAACTGATGAGCACATATTCCCTCCACCCCACCTTGCCGAAAAGGAAGGATTGCTGGCAGTAGGCGGCGATCTGAGCGAAGACAGGCTGCTGCTTGCCTACCGCATGGGTATATTTCCATGGTATTCAGCTGAAGAACCCCTTCTGTGGTGGTCGCCTGATCCACGACTGGTGCTTTATCCCCAAGAAATCAAGGCCTCAAAAACGTTAAAAAAGATAATAAAAAAAAACAAGTTTGCCGTAACCATGGATCAGGCATTTGCCGAGGTGATTCATCAATGTGCACAAGTTCGAGTGGAAAATCATGAAGGAACATGGATAAACAACGACATGAGAAAAGCCTACTGCAGGCTGCATCAGTCGGGTTATGCACACTCTGTGGAAGCCTGGTACCAGGGAGAACTTGCCGGCGGCTTATACGGTGTTTCTCTGGGACATTCATTTTTCGGGGAGTCGATGTTTACCCGGATAAGCAATGCGTCCAATGTGGCGTTTGTCAAACTGGTAGAATATCTTACCCAACTGTCTTTTGATATGATTGACTGCCAGGTTAAAACTGAGCATATGATCCGATTTGGTGCCAGGGAAATACCGCGAGATCTCTTTTTGCAGCAATTGAAAGAGTCTTTAGGTGAACCGACAATAAAAGGAAAGTGGAGTTTTGAGACAAAAGAAATTAGCCACAGACCCACACCGACCCACCCGGACAGGCTGTCAAATGCATAG
- a CDS encoding histidine triad nucleotide-binding protein, with amino-acid sequence MQKDCIFCKIVNGEIPTEFLYKDDTLVVFRDINPHAPVHILIVPKKHIRSINDLTEKDRDIVSHMIMVGKEMAQKEAIHSSGYKLLFNVERGGGQVIFHLHLHLIGGWEKS; translated from the coding sequence ATGCAAAAGGACTGTATTTTTTGCAAAATTGTTAATGGAGAGATACCCACTGAATTTTTATATAAAGACGACACCCTGGTGGTGTTCAGGGATATTAACCCCCATGCGCCGGTGCATATTCTTATTGTTCCTAAAAAACATATAAGAAGCATTAACGATTTGACGGAAAAGGACAGAGACATTGTTTCCCACATGATCATGGTGGGAAAAGAGATGGCCCAAAAAGAAGCGATTCATTCATCCGGATACAAGCTATTGTTTAATGTGGAAAGGGGAGGGGGGCAGGTCATTTTTCATCTCCACTTGCACCTTATCGGCGGATGGGAAAAGAGTTAA
- the hemW gene encoding radical SAM family heme chaperone HemW — MKKIDSKPNQKEPGGIYVHIPFCVKKCPYCDFYSITDTSLKQRFISAVTSEMNMTCNLPFKFDTLYLGGGTPSVLETRFVRRIIKSAIGLYKFLPGSEITIEVNPGTVTAEKFREYRNAGVNRVSIGVQSFHQRELNFLGRIHTVKDADLAIKWSRDADFDNMGVDLIYGIPGQTPKSWFCDLEQAVSFKPEHLSCYMLTYESGTPMEKELQKGSFKPMEEEMVGELFAGTIEFLAGKGYTQYEISNFAREKSLRSRHNRKYWSFAPYIGFGPSAHSFIEPRRSWNKASVTAYIKDLEGGKLPIEGQEVLSREQLMMESIFIGLRKADGIDISEFNSRFDKNFFNIFGKQLEEFEKKRWMVTNHESCALTATGMLFLDSITSMLVRQDF; from the coding sequence ATGAAAAAGATTGATTCAAAACCAAATCAGAAAGAACCGGGAGGGATATATGTACATATCCCTTTTTGCGTTAAGAAATGCCCCTACTGTGATTTTTATTCCATCACAGACACTTCCTTGAAACAAAGATTCATTTCAGCCGTAACCAGTGAAATGAACATGACATGCAATCTACCCTTTAAGTTCGACACACTTTATCTGGGTGGCGGAACCCCTTCGGTTTTAGAGACAAGATTCGTCAGGCGGATCATTAAAAGCGCAATCGGTTTATATAAATTCCTGCCTGGTTCAGAAATAACCATTGAAGTCAATCCGGGCACAGTGACAGCGGAAAAATTTAGGGAATACAGGAATGCAGGTGTGAACCGAGTCAGCATCGGTGTACAATCTTTTCATCAAAGAGAGCTTAACTTCCTTGGGCGGATTCATACCGTAAAGGACGCAGATTTAGCCATAAAATGGTCGCGGGATGCGGATTTTGATAATATGGGAGTAGATCTTATTTACGGCATCCCGGGTCAAACGCCAAAATCCTGGTTTTGCGATCTTGAGCAGGCGGTTTCATTCAAACCTGAGCATCTTTCCTGCTACATGCTTACCTATGAGTCAGGGACACCCATGGAAAAAGAATTGCAAAAAGGTTCTTTTAAGCCGATGGAAGAGGAAATGGTTGGAGAATTATTTGCCGGAACCATAGAGTTTTTAGCAGGTAAAGGCTATACCCAATATGAAATATCCAACTTTGCACGGGAAAAAAGCTTAAGGTCCCGTCACAACAGGAAGTACTGGTCATTTGCACCGTATATCGGGTTCGGACCCTCCGCTCACTCTTTTATAGAACCCAGGCGCAGCTGGAACAAAGCCAGTGTCACGGCATACATCAAAGACCTTGAGGGAGGTAAACTGCCCATTGAAGGGCAGGAGGTTTTAAGCAGGGAACAACTGATGATGGAGTCTATCTTCATTGGATTGCGAAAGGCAGACGGAATAGATATCTCGGAATTCAACAGCAGGTTTGATAAAAACTTTTTTAACATATTCGGAAAACAACTGGAGGAATTTGAAAAAAAAAGGTGGATGGTCACCAATCATGAAAGTTGTGCGTTAACCGCAACAGGCATGCTGTTTTTAGACAGTATCACCTCCATGCTGGTCAGACAGGATTTCTAA